The following proteins are co-located in the Bacillus carboniphilus genome:
- a CDS encoding DUF5412 family protein translates to MNQTWSLAPRAPMVWLFVLTTMIVGLFGFNDRSSLVAKVRSWVSTVLSNLLLLVLSLGVLRYNAMHTELIKTVHSPDKQYTINFYLTNGGAMTSLGVLGELDGPLWFYKKVFYDYRMDRAEVEWINNHTVSINGHLLDLGKGETFRD, encoded by the coding sequence ATGAATCAAACTTGGTCTTTGGCTCCAAGAGCTCCTATGGTTTGGCTATTCGTACTCACTACGATGATAGTTGGACTTTTTGGTTTCAATGATAGATCAAGTTTGGTAGCAAAAGTTAGAAGTTGGGTTTCAACGGTCCTTTCAAATTTACTTTTGTTGGTCCTTTCCCTGGGGGTTCTGCGATATAATGCCATGCATACTGAGCTAATTAAAACAGTACACTCTCCTGATAAGCAATATACAATCAATTTTTATTTAACAAATGGTGGGGCGATGACTTCTTTGGGAGTATTAGGTGAGTTAGACGGACCTTTATGGTTCTATAAGAAAGTTTTTTATGATTACAGAATGGACCGTGCTGAAGTAGAGTGGATAAACAACCATACCGTTTCGATCAATGGACATTTGTTGGATTTGGGAAAAGGAGAGACATTTAGAGACTAA